The Drosophila sechellia strain sech25 chromosome 2R, ASM438219v1, whole genome shotgun sequence nucleotide sequence CATCGAGGATATTTTTAGGGCCTCcagtttttccattttcctgaTAAATGTATCAAATTATTTTCCAAAACAATACAAAGTGTGCACGCCACCTTTTCTGCCCGAAATGCCAAAGAGCTTTGCAGAAGTGGTCACACTTAAAGTTGCGACaataatacaataaatattaattatttttattaggccttttgctttttttaaattttgatgtacattaaaaaaatacaatgaaAATATGCTGATTTGTTTCATtaatagcaaataaataaagtgtaTAATGTATAACAAAAAGTGTGCTAAGTTGTTATACTAGCCCGCGAATTTCAATTCTAGCCGTTACTTTTCAAATTCAATTGTTACTCGGAAACAAGATCGTCTGATTTTATCTTCCTTGAGCTGCAACAGTCAATCTTTTTGCTCGGGTCCTGAAATATCACCTGCGACCAGTGATCTTTGGAGCATTGTTGTAATTCCAGAAGGTAATCCTCGAAGTGTTTGAAGCAAATTTCCCGGGTATTGGGACAACCCACGCCGTGATAATAGCTGCACAAGTTATCGCAAATCCAGTTTCGCTGTCCAGAATCACTTGCGTAGTCCTCACTCTGTGCGTCATTGCCCTCCAAGGAAGCCGCGTACATGCGCGACGTTATTTTCGCTATGGAGTCGTCGATCTTGTACTCCACCTCCGGGTGGAAAATCAGCTCCATCACCAACGAGTGATCCTCCTCCCGTCGCGCATATAGTAGATACCACAATGGCATCAAGTTGAATCGAATACAGGACATTAAACGCCGAATGTGCACTTTCCTCTTGTTCCAATTGTGACCCAGCCATCGAACAGCTATAAAGAAAACCTAAGAAAACCCTATATAATGCAATAATAGTTGATAATGTTGATAACCACCTCGATCTCGGTGTTCACACAGATTTCATCGGAATCGagcaaataaatcagatgAGAGGTCGGCAGATCCAGGAACTCCTTGGTGGCCACAAAGGTGAGCAGAAACTTGCGGATCCTAGTCAGCATCATATTGCGAACCACATCCATGGCGGGATTGTCCTTCGACTCCACGTATAGAGCACATGCCGTATCCTCGTTGTAACACTCCACATCATCAAAATAACTCCAGCAATGCGCCTCCAGTCCAGTGATCCTCAAATAAGTGGCAGCCACATAGACCTCCACAATGTGGGCCAGCTCCAGGACGGGCTCATCGCTCAGCATCCACTTGTAGGAGAGCATAAAGGCCTTCTGGGACACGGTGTTCTCGGGCAGGGTGACCAGCAGCGGAATCATCTCCAGCTCGCTGAAGAAGCGAGAGTACACCTGCAGCACGATGAAGTGGCAGTTGAAGTACATATTGTTGATTTCTATCTGCACAGTGGTCTTCAGATGGGACTCGAACATGTAGCGCAGCACCGTGGCCAACTGATCCTTGCAAGGCTGCTCCAGTTTCAGCCAGCCATCGGCATCCTCGAAATTATGACCGAACTCGAAGAGGGAGCGATTCAGAGACCTGGTCTCTTCGACATCGTTCTTTGATACCTTCCTAAACACTCTATCCAATTCGAGATCCTCCGCGTTCGATACCATTCTCGCAATAGAGTTTATTTCATCTTTGGTGGATGACTTATCGGCTCTAAACTTGGGACTGCAAGGGGGAGAAAATCGTTTGAGATTCACTCACTGTTCCTAAGATAAACTCACTTGGTAAATAAAACGCTGCAGGTGAGTTCCTGCCTCTCACTTTTCTGGCCATTGgacagttgttgttgcctcaTCAGCTCCTCCATTTCGAGATTTGGTTTtcttgttttgtatttttgacTGCAAGGCTACtgtgtttttaaatgtttacaaaaaaaacaCACTCGTAGCTTTCACATTGTTTATTAAATTGTGTTTTATTGTTGGTATTCTTTTGTTCACATTTTCAAATACATTTATATGAATAAATATatcatttatattaatattttctttatcCATTTCTGCAATGACACGtttcttttcaatttaataTGAGTATATGCGGCTATTTTAACCATTTTGCCGATTTCGATGTGAAACAATAAGGGTAAGAAAATGATACAAATTGCAAAAGGTGACCTTTTATTTTAGCTAAAGTAATAATTACGCCTTTTGATCTAGTTTTATTGTGTGTTTGAGGACGATTGCAATAATAGTTAGCTATTTTTCCATGGAGTAAGCGTGTAAATTAGAGAGTAATATAAAACGTAATTGTAAATTATAGATACatatttaacattttgtaCTTCTTGTTGTTGAgttgtttccgtttccgtttctgTTTGGATCCGTTCACGGTTCATCTTGccttatattttcaaaaatttgcattCCATTGATTTCCGTTTTCAGATCTTGGCTTGTATTTTCTGAGGTTTGTATCAATGTGTTTGCTGAATTTTGCACATTTAATAACAATTGCCGTATTTAGATAATTTTTACAATAATAATGTTGCTttttaatgtgttttttttttgcacaacctttgcttatttttaataaatatgcattttgttttagttttcgtgtgaatttctttctttcaTGGGTTTTCTCACCGACTTAGTACAACAATAATTATATAGTaagaaataaattaatgttttttattatttatatatatatatatagctgCATATATGAGTTTGTTGACTTTTTGAAAACACttaaattgtttgctttttgtttttacccCTTTGCTCAAATGCCTCTTCTTTCGGCCATTTTATAAACGGCCCAAAGTTGTTGgcatttcaataaaaattacaaattgctTCGCATTCTAGAATTATTTAGTTGCAAAAGATTTCCAATCGAGCAA carries:
- the LOC6609203 gene encoding kelch-like protein 6 isoform X2; protein product: MEELMRQQQLSNGQKSERQELTCSVLFTNPKFRADKSSTKDEINSIARMVSNAEDLELDRVFRKVSKNDVEETRSLNRSLFEFGHNFEDADGWLKLEQPCKDQLATVLRYMFESHLKTTVQIEINNMYFNCHFIVLQVYSRFFSELEMIPLLVTLPENTVSQKAFMLSYKWMLSDEPVLELAHIVEVYVAATYLRITGLEAHCWSYFDDVECYNEDTACALYVESKDNPAMDVVRNMMLTRIRKFLLTFVATKEFLDLPTSHLIYLLDSDEICVNTEIELFDGWVTIGTRGKCTFGV
- the LOC6609203 gene encoding kelch-like protein 6 isoform X1, with translation MEELMRQQQLSNGQKSERQELTCSVLFTNPKFRADKSSTKDEINSIARMVSNAEDLELDRVFRKVSKNDVEETRSLNRSLFEFGHNFEDADGWLKLEQPCKDQLATVLRYMFESHLKTTVQIEINNMYFNCHFIVLQVYSRFFSELEMIPLLVTLPENTVSQKAFMLSYKWMLSDEPVLELAHIVEVYVAATYLRITGLEAHCWSYFDDVECYNEDTACALYVESKDNPAMDVVRNMMLTRIRKFLLTFVATKEFLDLPTSHLIYLLDSDEICVNTEIEVFFIAVRWLGHNWNKRKVHIRRLMSCIRFNLMPLWYLLYARREEDHSLVMELIFHPEVEYKIDDSIAKITSRMYAASLEGNDAQSEDYASDSGQRNWICDNLCSYYHGVGCPNTREICFKHFEDYLLELQQCSKDHWSQVIFQDPSKKIDCCSSRKIKSDDLVSE